One Epinephelus lanceolatus isolate andai-2023 chromosome 17, ASM4190304v1, whole genome shotgun sequence genomic window carries:
- the LOC117248086 gene encoding uncharacterized protein LOC117248086 produces MFKALGEIAGDDVVTDCMREMVIKKAGDAVEDGLRKCLGGGNDKRDGGDSKGGFDIGNIISGACGGKKEEKGGFDIGGVISDVCGGKKEEKGGFDIGNIISGACGGKKEEKGGFDIGGVISDVCGGKKEEKGGFDIGNIISGACGGKKEEKGGLDVGNIISDVCGGKKEEKGGLDVGNIISGVCGGKKEEKGGFDIGNIISIVGGGEKHDDKKEEEGAGLDVKDVIGGLSKLF; encoded by the exons ATGTTTAAAGCTTTGGGGGAAATCGCCGGGGATGATGTGGTCACCGATTGCATGAGGGAAATGGTCATTAAAAAAGCAG GTGATGCAGTTGAGGATGGACTGAGGAAATGTCTGGGTGGTGGAAATGACAAAAGAGATGGAGGTGACAGCAAAGGAGGATTCGACATAGGAAACATCATCTCAGGCGCGTGTGGTgggaagaaagaggagaaaggaggatttGACATAGGAGGTGTCATCTCAGACGTCTGTGGTgggaagaaagaggagaaaggaggatttGACATAGGAAACATCATCTCAGGCGCGTGTGGTgggaagaaagaggagaaaggaggatttGACATAGGAGGTGTCATCTCAGACGTCTGTGGTgggaagaaagaggagaaaggaggatttGACATAGGAAACATCATCTCAGGCGCGTGTGGCgggaagaaagaggagaaaggaggattaGATGTAGGGAACATCATCTCAGACGTCTGTGGTggcaagaaagaggagaaaggaggattaGATGTAGGGAACATCATCTCAGGCGTCTGTGGTggcaagaaagaggagaaaggaggattCGACATAGGAAACATCATCTCAATTGTTGGTGgtggagagaaacatgatgacaagaaggaagaggaaggagCAG